From one Gracilibacillus salinarum genomic stretch:
- the fliR gene encoding flagellar biosynthetic protein FliR, with product MFELIDINRFPAFILILVRVLTFLSTIPIFSYRNIPTQFKIGIGFFIAWMMFYTLDIPDLSFDGVFLLLVMKEAIVGLLMGLLAYIIMSAIQIAGGFIDFQMGFAIANVVDPQTGAQSPLIGQYFYTIAILFLLTVNGHHLLLNGLMYSYEELPLDQMMQFGNIELILQTFSKMFLMAFQLALPIVGCLFLVDVALGIIARTVPQLNVFVVGLPLKILVSFAALFVFIPFYIAICKQLFQFTLQTMQSLIQMFGGA from the coding sequence ATGTTTGAATTAATAGATATTAATCGTTTTCCGGCATTTATTTTAATTTTAGTAAGAGTTTTGACGTTTCTATCAACAATTCCGATTTTTTCGTACCGGAATATACCGACACAGTTCAAAATTGGAATCGGCTTTTTTATTGCCTGGATGATGTTTTATACATTGGACATTCCTGACTTAAGCTTTGATGGGGTTTTTTTGCTGTTGGTGATGAAAGAAGCAATTGTTGGATTGCTGATGGGATTATTGGCATATATCATTATGTCGGCGATTCAGATAGCGGGTGGATTTATCGATTTCCAAATGGGATTTGCTATCGCCAATGTCGTTGATCCGCAAACTGGTGCACAAAGCCCGCTAATTGGTCAATATTTCTATACAATCGCGATATTATTTTTGTTGACTGTGAATGGACATCATTTACTATTAAATGGCCTCATGTACAGCTATGAAGAGTTACCACTGGATCAGATGATGCAGTTCGGCAATATTGAATTGATTTTACAGACGTTTAGTAAAATGTTTCTTATGGCCTTTCAATTAGCGTTGCCGATAGTAGGCTGTCTGTTTTTAGTAGATGTTGCGCTCGGGATCATTGCGAGAACCGTACCACAGTTAAATGTGTTTGTTGTCGGCCTGCCACTGAAAATACTCGTGTCCTTTGCAGCACTGTTCGTTTTTATCCCTTTCTATATTGCAATTTGTAAACAATTATTTCAGTTTACATTACAAACCATGCAAAGTCTTATACAGATGTTCGGAGGTGCTTAA
- the fliQ gene encoding flagellar biosynthesis protein FliQ → MSGEFVISLAKQGIYTILMVTGPLLILALVVGLLVSIFQATTQIQEQTLAFIPKIVAVLLGILVFGPWMLATMVEYTANLFQNINQFIG, encoded by the coding sequence ATGAGCGGAGAATTTGTCATTTCACTGGCGAAACAGGGGATTTATACGATTCTAATGGTAACAGGACCACTGCTGATATTGGCCCTTGTTGTTGGGCTGCTTGTAAGTATATTCCAGGCAACCACGCAAATTCAGGAACAAACCTTGGCTTTTATCCCTAAGATTGTTGCTGTATTGCTTGGGATTCTGGTTTTTGGTCCATGGATGCTAGCTACGATGGTCGAGTATACAGCAAATTTATTTCAAAATATCAATCAATTTATAGGATAA
- the flhB gene encoding flagellar biosynthesis protein FlhB: protein MKLRLDLQYFAGEKTEKATPKKRQDARKKGQVAKSQDVNTAILLFFVFIILFVTGSSLKESMTGMYEKFFNEYIHHEVTEVEVFSMLQDVLMEISLAIAPIMLIAIVAGLASNFLQFGFLFTTEPLKMKLNKIDPIQGAKRIFSARALVELVKSLLKIVVVGVITFSIIWMNRDEMMMLADKEINNSLVFFGEMTIEMGIAAAIGLLIISVIDYAYQRYDFEKQNKMSKNDIKDEYKNIEGDPLIKSKMKERQRQMAMQRMMSEVPNADVVITNPTHYAIVIKYDEAKADAPYVVAKGVDFVAQRIKDIARHHDVVTVENRPLARALYDQVEIGEIIGEEFFQAVAEILAYVYRIQKKV, encoded by the coding sequence ATGAAATTACGGTTGGATCTGCAATATTTCGCCGGTGAAAAAACAGAAAAAGCGACTCCGAAAAAAAGGCAGGATGCAAGAAAAAAAGGGCAGGTGGCAAAGAGTCAAGATGTGAATACTGCCATTTTACTCTTTTTTGTATTCATTATTCTATTTGTTACAGGAAGCAGTCTTAAAGAATCAATGACTGGTATGTATGAGAAATTCTTTAACGAATACATTCATCATGAAGTCACAGAGGTGGAAGTATTCAGTATGCTGCAAGATGTATTAATGGAAATCAGTCTGGCAATTGCGCCCATTATGCTAATTGCAATAGTGGCTGGCTTAGCATCGAATTTTTTGCAATTTGGCTTTTTGTTTACAACAGAACCATTGAAAATGAAATTAAATAAAATTGATCCGATTCAAGGTGCAAAACGGATTTTTTCAGCCAGGGCGTTAGTTGAATTGGTTAAATCACTATTGAAAATTGTAGTGGTCGGTGTCATTACCTTTTCGATCATTTGGATGAATCGTGACGAAATGATGATGCTTGCGGATAAAGAAATTAATAATTCGTTAGTGTTTTTTGGTGAAATGACGATTGAAATGGGGATCGCAGCGGCAATAGGCCTTCTGATCATTTCGGTCATTGATTATGCTTATCAGAGATATGACTTTGAAAAACAAAACAAAATGTCCAAAAACGATATCAAAGATGAGTACAAAAACATCGAAGGGGATCCTCTCATTAAATCGAAAATGAAAGAAAGGCAGCGTCAGATGGCGATGCAGAGAATGATGAGCGAAGTGCCGAATGCAGACGTTGTGATTACGAACCCAACCCATTATGCGATTGTTATTAAGTATGATGAGGCAAAAGCAGATGCTCCATATGTTGTTGCGAAAGGAGTCGATTTCGTCGCCCAACGAATCAAAGATATCGCGCGGCATCATGATGTAGTCACAGTAGAAAATCGACCTTTAGCAAGAGCATTATATGATCAAGTCGAGATCGGTGAAATAATCGG
- the fliP gene encoding flagellar type III secretion system pore protein FliP (The bacterial flagellar biogenesis protein FliP forms a type III secretion system (T3SS)-type pore required for flagellar assembly.), whose amino-acid sequence MTIQLIDVFSGADSESISTSVRLLLLLTVLSLAPSILILMTCFTRILIVLSFVRTSLATQQMPPNQVLIGLALFMSFFIMAPTFQEVNEEALQPLFEEEITLEEAYTTASVPFKEFMAKYTREKDLALFMNYAEIERPESIEDIPLTSLVPAFAISELKTAFQMGFMIFVPFLVIDMAVASVLMSMGMMMLPPVMISLPFKILLFVLVDGWYLITHALLDGYIPS is encoded by the coding sequence ATGACGATTCAGCTGATTGATGTTTTTTCTGGTGCGGATTCCGAAAGTATTTCGACTTCCGTACGATTATTATTGCTGTTAACAGTTCTGTCTTTAGCTCCGAGTATTTTAATTTTAATGACCTGTTTCACCAGAATTTTAATCGTACTTTCTTTCGTGCGGACATCACTGGCCACCCAGCAGATGCCTCCTAACCAAGTGTTGATCGGCCTTGCGTTGTTTATGTCGTTTTTTATTATGGCACCGACGTTCCAAGAAGTAAACGAGGAAGCATTGCAGCCACTATTTGAAGAAGAAATAACATTGGAAGAGGCATACACTACAGCTAGTGTGCCATTTAAAGAGTTTATGGCAAAGTACACTAGAGAGAAGGACTTAGCGTTGTTTATGAATTATGCGGAAATCGAAAGACCGGAATCGATTGAGGACATTCCATTAACATCGTTGGTACCTGCATTTGCGATCAGTGAACTGAAAACTGCTTTTCAAATGGGATTTATGATATTTGTCCCTTTCCTGGTGATCGATATGGCCGTTGCCAGTGTTTTGATGTCGATGGGGATGATGATGTTACCTCCCGTGATGATATCTTTACCATTTAAAATATTATTGTTTGTACTGGTGGATGGATGGTACTTGATCACACATGCATTATTGGATGGCTATATTCCATCCTAG
- a CDS encoding flagellar biosynthetic protein FliO, translated as MVDDLFEQQGDQSQEQQDNSSEKAQESGSSEVEAPSLFGSFVQLLLALALVVGLIIFISKFIQKKKGFLKKHNVIENYGGITVGANKSIQTVKIGNRYYVIGVADNIELLMEITDDATIAQLETQQDEMTDSLKSMALKWRNKSPEAKKETSTDQTFSSMFHKELNTMKEGRQKLLHKLKEGKKNNDDSAD; from the coding sequence ATGGTGGATGACTTGTTTGAACAACAGGGAGATCAATCGCAAGAACAGCAAGATAACAGCAGTGAAAAAGCACAAGAGAGTGGAAGTTCTGAAGTAGAGGCGCCGAGCTTATTTGGAAGTTTTGTACAGTTGCTGTTAGCTTTAGCGCTTGTAGTTGGACTAATCATCTTTATCTCAAAATTTATCCAGAAGAAAAAAGGATTTCTAAAGAAACATAATGTAATTGAAAATTATGGTGGAATTACAGTAGGAGCCAATAAATCGATCCAAACGGTAAAAATAGGCAATCGTTATTATGTGATAGGGGTAGCAGATAATATCGAGCTGTTGATGGAAATTACCGATGATGCCACGATTGCACAACTAGAAACACAGCAAGACGAGATGACAGATTCTTTAAAAAGCATGGCATTAAAGTGGAGAAACAAATCACCAGAAGCAAAGAAGGAAACGTCAACGGATCAAACCTTTTCTTCTATGTTTCATAAGGAGCTAAACACGATGAAAGAAGGCAGACAGAAATTATTGCACAAACTTAAAGAAGGAAAAAAGAATAATGACGATTCAGCTGATTGA
- a CDS encoding response regulator, whose protein sequence is MAHSVLIVDDAAFMRMMIKDILTKNGYDVVGEAQDGQEAVEKYKELKPNLVTMDITMPEMDGIAALKEIRASDEDAKIIMCSAMGQQAMVIDAIQAGAKDFIVKPFQADRVIEAISKVLG, encoded by the coding sequence ATGGCTCACTCAGTATTAATAGTAGATGATGCAGCATTTATGCGAATGATGATTAAAGATATATTAACGAAAAACGGTTATGACGTAGTAGGAGAAGCACAGGATGGCCAAGAAGCTGTAGAGAAATATAAAGAATTAAAGCCAAATCTGGTCACGATGGACATTACGATGCCAGAAATGGATGGTATTGCAGCGCTTAAAGAAATTAGAGCCAGTGACGAAGATGCAAAAATTATTATGTGTTCCGCTATGGGACAGCAAGCAATGGTTATTGATGCTATTCAGGCTGGAGCGAAAGACTTTATCGTTAAACCATTTCAGGCTGATCGAGTAATCGAAGCAATTTCTAAAGTGCTAGGTTAA